One Aneurinibacillus migulanus genomic region harbors:
- a CDS encoding amino acid permease, with translation MKVFDQQQNELKRTMKSRHLFMISLGGIIGTGLFLGSGYTISQAGPIGAVMAYLVGGFIMYLTMLCLGELSVAMPVSGSFQVYTTRFISPAAGFAVGWIYWLGWAVTVALELLSSGNLMQRWFPGSPIWLWCLLFGLVLFLMNALSARAFGETEYWFSSIKVAAIVLFIILGGGAMLGFIDMKDGQAAPMLSHFTEAGWLPNGITGFLLTAITVNFAFQGTELIGIAAGESEQPEKTIPKSIRATVFRTLFFFVLAIFILSALIPYKEAGVIESPFVVVFDRIGIPYAADIMNFVILTALLSVANSGLYAATRMLWSLSRNKMAIPALGRVNKKGVPMNALILTMVIAFLSLLSSVVAAETVYLWLISAAGLGAQMGWISITASQLAFRKEYVAQGGKIEDLKFKTPLYPFLPLLGLILNVTVLVSLSFDPDQRVALYCGIPFMTVCYLYYKLRMKGKDRLAEEDTWKNLRVKTGER, from the coding sequence ATGAAAGTATTTGATCAACAACAGAATGAACTGAAGCGAACGATGAAGAGCAGACACTTATTTATGATTTCACTAGGTGGAATTATAGGAACAGGTCTTTTTCTTGGATCTGGATATACGATTAGTCAAGCAGGACCAATCGGCGCTGTCATGGCCTATTTAGTAGGCGGTTTCATTATGTATTTGACCATGCTTTGTCTCGGTGAACTATCTGTTGCTATGCCGGTTTCAGGCTCTTTTCAGGTTTACACGACCCGCTTCATAAGTCCGGCAGCCGGCTTTGCGGTTGGGTGGATTTACTGGCTGGGTTGGGCCGTGACCGTAGCGTTGGAATTACTTTCTTCTGGAAACTTAATGCAGAGATGGTTTCCAGGCTCGCCTATTTGGCTGTGGTGCTTGCTTTTCGGTCTCGTTTTGTTTTTAATGAATGCGCTCTCAGCACGTGCATTTGGAGAGACAGAATACTGGTTTTCAAGCATTAAAGTAGCGGCAATTGTTTTGTTTATTATTCTAGGTGGAGGAGCTATGCTCGGCTTCATCGACATGAAGGATGGACAGGCTGCTCCGATGTTATCGCATTTTACAGAGGCAGGATGGCTACCGAATGGGATTACAGGATTTTTATTGACAGCGATAACAGTGAACTTTGCATTTCAAGGCACAGAGCTAATAGGGATTGCTGCCGGAGAAAGTGAGCAGCCGGAGAAAACAATTCCGAAGTCGATTCGTGCCACGGTATTCCGAACACTCTTTTTCTTTGTTCTAGCTATCTTTATTCTTTCAGCATTAATTCCGTATAAAGAAGCAGGTGTTATCGAAAGTCCATTTGTTGTTGTCTTTGACAGAATTGGGATTCCGTATGCCGCAGACATTATGAATTTTGTTATTCTAACAGCATTGTTATCTGTAGCCAATTCCGGGCTTTATGCAGCGACCAGGATGCTATGGTCATTATCCAGAAATAAAATGGCTATACCAGCGCTAGGAAGAGTTAACAAAAAAGGCGTTCCGATGAATGCCCTTATTTTAACAATGGTTATTGCTTTTCTTTCTCTGCTCTCTAGTGTAGTAGCTGCAGAAACAGTGTATTTGTGGTTAATTTCAGCGGCAGGGTTAGGAGCTCAAATGGGTTGGATTTCCATTACTGCCTCCCAGCTTGCTTTCCGAAAAGAGTATGTGGCACAAGGTGGGAAAATTGAGGATTTAAAATTTAAAACACCTCTATACCCATTTTTACCACTGCTTGGTTTGATTCTAAATGTTACGGTTCTAGTTAGTTTGTCCTTTGATCCGGATCAGCGAGTCGCTTTATATTGTGGCATTCCTTTCATGACAGTGTGTTATTTATATTATAAATTGCGTATGAAGGGGAAGGATCGGCTTGCAGAAGAAGATACATGGAAAAACCTTAGGGTAAAAACAGGAGAACGATAA
- a CDS encoding response regulator transcription factor: MIRIVIAEDQRMMLGALGSLLNLEDDMEVVGKACNGEKAIALVHQYQPDVCIMDIEMPVKSGLDAAEELKGLGCKVIILTTFARSGYFQRALKAGVSGYLLKDSPSEELASSIRSVMAGRRIYAPELMDDVYSEENPLTEREKEVLILIADGKNTKEIADQLFIKTGTVRNYISAILDKLEVQNRIEAITRFKEKGWFK; encoded by the coding sequence ATGATTCGAATTGTCATTGCTGAAGACCAACGGATGATGTTGGGAGCCTTAGGTTCGCTACTTAATTTGGAAGATGATATGGAAGTGGTGGGAAAGGCCTGTAACGGAGAAAAAGCCATTGCTCTTGTGCATCAATATCAACCGGATGTTTGTATCATGGATATTGAAATGCCTGTAAAGAGCGGGCTTGATGCTGCAGAAGAGCTAAAGGGGCTAGGCTGCAAAGTTATTATTTTAACAACTTTCGCCCGTTCCGGTTATTTCCAACGAGCTTTAAAAGCGGGTGTAAGCGGTTATTTATTGAAGGACAGCCCCAGCGAGGAGTTAGCAAGCTCGATCCGTAGCGTCATGGCAGGCAGGCGAATCTATGCACCGGAACTAATGGACGATGTTTACAGTGAAGAAAACCCTCTTACCGAACGGGAGAAGGAAGTGCTAATACTCATAGCTGATGGAAAAAATACAAAAGAAATCGCTGATCAGCTCTTTATCAAAACTGGAACGGTCCGAAACTATATTTCGGCGATATTAGATAAACTTGAAGTGCAGAATCGGATAGAGGCAATTACACGATTTAAAGAAAAAGGTTGGTTTAAGTGA
- a CDS encoding chemotaxis protein: protein MDDKKGILLESGTNELEIIEFGISGETFGINVIKVREVINPVPVTRTPKIHPHVMGIIQLRGEVLTVIDLAKALGYPPSDHPEQDKLIIAELNQMKVAFYVHSVSRIHRISWEQIEKPSDLARGVESSTTGVVKMDDRFILLLDFEKVVVDISPEAGINVGQLKDLGARDTSAKRILLAEDSAILRKLIEETLHEAGYVHIEICQDGNEAWNYLEHLARTEQDITEHIQLVITDIEMPKMDGHHLTKRIKEHPELRKLPVVIFSSLITDDLRHKGEKVGADAQVSKPEIVNLVKIIDKLIV from the coding sequence ATGGACGATAAAAAAGGAATATTGTTGGAGAGCGGTACAAATGAGCTGGAGATTATTGAGTTCGGCATTTCAGGAGAAACTTTCGGTATTAATGTAATTAAGGTGCGTGAGGTTATCAACCCGGTACCAGTAACACGTACACCGAAGATTCATCCTCATGTGATGGGGATTATCCAGTTGCGCGGTGAAGTGTTGACAGTCATCGATCTGGCGAAGGCACTGGGCTATCCACCGTCTGATCATCCAGAACAAGATAAATTGATTATTGCTGAATTGAATCAGATGAAAGTGGCATTCTATGTACATTCCGTATCACGTATCCATCGGATTTCCTGGGAACAAATCGAGAAGCCGTCCGATTTGGCACGTGGTGTGGAGAGCAGTACAACCGGTGTTGTAAAAATGGATGATCGTTTTATTCTGTTGCTTGACTTTGAGAAAGTAGTAGTAGATATTAGTCCGGAAGCGGGGATTAATGTCGGACAGTTGAAAGATCTTGGAGCGCGTGATACGTCTGCTAAGCGTATTCTGCTGGCGGAAGACTCTGCAATTTTACGTAAGTTAATCGAGGAAACGTTGCATGAAGCAGGGTATGTGCATATCGAAATCTGCCAGGACGGCAATGAAGCATGGAATTACCTGGAGCATTTGGCTCGTACCGAGCAGGACATAACTGAGCATATCCAGCTGGTTATTACAGATATCGAGATGCCGAAGATGGACGGACACCATCTGACTAAGCGTATTAAAGAACATCCAGAGCTTCGTAAGCTGCCGGTTGTCATCTTCTCTTCGTTGATTACGGACGATCTTCGCCATAAAGGCGAGAAGGTGGGAGCAGATGCACAGGTCAGCAAGCCGGAAATCGTAAATCTGGTTAAGATTATCGATAAATTAATAGTGTAA
- a CDS encoding HAD family hydrolase: MIQAIVFDFDGLIFDTETHEYKALQEIFTEYEAELPLDVWGKCVGTRAGTFDAYAYLEQCIGRTVDRDALVKLRREKYERLIGEEKIRDGVEDYLNAARKLGLKIGLASSSTRPWVVGHLEKLGILHYFECIHTAEDVEQVKPDPALYIKTLQCLGVKPEEAIAFEDSPNGALAAKRAGMYCVIVPNFVTETLPFHTIDIRLQSMAEIALEQLLDKIASSSET, from the coding sequence ATGATTCAAGCAATTGTATTTGATTTTGATGGGCTTATTTTCGATACGGAAACACATGAATACAAAGCCTTGCAGGAAATTTTCACTGAATATGAAGCAGAATTGCCACTAGACGTCTGGGGCAAATGCGTAGGTACACGCGCTGGTACATTTGATGCCTATGCGTATTTGGAACAATGCATCGGACGTACCGTCGACCGTGATGCACTAGTGAAGCTAAGACGCGAGAAATATGAGCGGCTAATTGGAGAAGAAAAAATCCGGGACGGCGTTGAAGATTACTTGAACGCGGCCCGTAAGCTCGGACTCAAAATCGGTTTGGCGTCCAGTTCGACTCGCCCCTGGGTAGTCGGCCACCTGGAAAAGCTAGGCATTCTGCATTACTTTGAATGCATTCATACGGCTGAAGACGTAGAACAGGTAAAACCAGACCCTGCTCTATATATAAAAACACTTCAATGTCTGGGTGTAAAACCTGAGGAGGCGATCGCGTTTGAAGATTCTCCTAACGGGGCGTTAGCCGCCAAACGGGCGGGCATGTACTGTGTTATCGTACCTAACTTCGTTACCGAGACACTGCCATTTCATACGATCGATATTCGGCTACAGTCTATGGCAGAAATCGCTCTCGAACAATTGCTTGATAAAATCGCATCATCTTCCGAAACGTAA
- the rocF gene encoding arginase, translated as MNVKTNENISIIGVPMDLGADRRGVDMGPSAIRYAGIVERLESIGYKVHDRGDLIVRRPQVNKTANTNLKYLDEITRVNLELCETVSAEMEKGNFPLVIGGDHSIAIGTIAGVLQHRPKTGVIWYDAHGDMNTSETSPSGNIHGMSLAVSLGYGHESLTSIGGIHAKLNPEKTVLIGARALDPGEKDFIKNLGVKVYTMHEIDRLGMARVMEETMEIVTDGTDGVHLSLDLDGLDPHDCPGVGTPVLGGISYRESHLAMEILAEANVLTSAEFVEVNPILDQVNQTARVAVALMGSVFGEKLC; from the coding sequence ATGAACGTGAAAACAAATGAAAACATCTCAATTATTGGGGTTCCGATGGATTTAGGAGCAGACCGTCGCGGAGTGGATATGGGACCGAGTGCAATTCGCTATGCCGGTATCGTGGAACGTCTTGAAAGCATCGGATATAAGGTGCATGATCGGGGAGATTTGATTGTTCGCCGACCACAGGTAAATAAGACTGCTAATACAAATCTGAAATATCTGGATGAAATCACCAGAGTAAATCTGGAATTGTGTGAGACAGTATCAGCTGAGATGGAAAAAGGGAACTTTCCGCTTGTTATCGGAGGGGATCATAGCATAGCCATTGGTACGATTGCAGGCGTACTTCAGCATCGTCCGAAAACAGGAGTGATTTGGTATGATGCCCATGGTGATATGAATACGTCAGAAACATCGCCATCTGGTAACATACATGGCATGTCGCTTGCCGTAAGTCTTGGGTATGGTCATGAATCTCTTACCTCTATCGGAGGAATACATGCGAAACTAAACCCTGAAAAAACAGTACTTATTGGTGCAAGAGCATTGGATCCAGGCGAAAAGGATTTTATCAAGAACCTGGGTGTGAAAGTATATACGATGCATGAGATTGACCGGCTAGGAATGGCGCGTGTGATGGAAGAAACGATGGAAATTGTTACGGACGGAACGGATGGAGTCCATCTTAGTCTAGACCTCGATGGACTTGATCCGCATGATTGTCCGGGTGTGGGTACGCCTGTTCTCGGAGGGATTAGCTATCGAGAGAGTCACTTGGCGATGGAAATTTTAGCTGAAGCGAATGTGTTAACCAGTGCAGAATTTGTAGAGGTTAATCCCATTCTCGATCAAGTAAATCAAACGGCTCGTGTTGCTGTGGCGCTTATGGGCTCCGTATTTGGAGAGAAACTCTGTTAA